Proteins from a single region of Gemmatimonadaceae bacterium:
- a CDS encoding HlyD family secretion protein gives MTDTTQPGTGNRATTPRRRYVPWAILAIAATLAAVIGVRRWQYASTHESTENAQVDGHIVPVLARVGGYVRTISVSENDTVRRGDVLVQLEDAEYRQRLAQAEAEWQAALVTAGGGSAAGQAQAQVASASGQHAALDAQLVAARAQSARAMADLARAEDLAGKRIVSQQQLDAARTAAEAARAGIASLESQARAAGAGVVSAEAGVRLARARLLAARAARDNAALQLGYTTLVAPEGGMVARKAIEIGQLVQPGQPLMTVVGTTGVWVTANLKETQLAHTRVGQDVALHVDAYTDCLATGRVASIASATGSKFALLPPDNATGNFTKVVQRIPVRVEITQGCGADRPLRPGMSVTATIDTHSPAPANGSTGSR, from the coding sequence ATGACTGATACTACCCAGCCCGGCACTGGCAACCGCGCCACGACGCCGCGGCGACGCTACGTGCCGTGGGCCATTCTCGCCATCGCCGCGACGCTCGCCGCCGTCATCGGCGTTCGGCGCTGGCAATATGCCTCCACACACGAGTCCACCGAGAACGCACAGGTGGACGGGCACATCGTCCCCGTGCTCGCCAGGGTTGGCGGGTACGTGCGGACCATCTCGGTCTCCGAAAACGACACCGTGCGCCGTGGCGACGTGCTGGTGCAGCTCGAAGATGCCGAGTACCGCCAGCGCCTGGCGCAGGCCGAAGCCGAATGGCAGGCAGCACTGGTGACCGCGGGCGGCGGCAGCGCGGCGGGCCAGGCGCAGGCCCAGGTGGCGTCGGCCTCGGGACAGCACGCCGCGCTCGACGCCCAACTGGTGGCAGCGCGGGCACAGAGCGCCAGGGCGATGGCCGACCTCGCACGCGCCGAGGATCTCGCGGGCAAGCGCATCGTCTCCCAGCAGCAACTCGACGCCGCGCGCACGGCGGCCGAGGCGGCGCGCGCCGGCATCGCATCGTTGGAGAGCCAGGCGAGGGCGGCGGGTGCGGGCGTCGTGAGCGCCGAGGCGGGCGTGCGACTCGCGCGGGCCCGGCTGCTCGCGGCACGCGCCGCGCGCGACAACGCCGCCCTGCAGCTCGGCTACACCACGCTCGTGGCGCCCGAAGGGGGCATGGTGGCGCGGAAGGCGATCGAGATCGGGCAGCTCGTGCAGCCAGGACAACCGCTCATGACCGTGGTCGGTACCACCGGCGTGTGGGTGACCGCCAACCTCAAGGAAACACAACTCGCGCACACCCGCGTCGGACAGGACGTGGCGCTGCACGTCGACGCCTACACCGACTGCCTCGCTACCGGCCGCGTCGCCAGCATTGCCTCGGCGACCGGATCGAAGTTCGCCCTGCTGCCGCCCGACAACGCCACCGGCAACTTCACCAAGGTCGTGCAGCGCATTCCGGTGCGCGTTGAGATCACGCAGGGCTGCGGCGCCGACAGGCCGCTTCGGCCCGGCATGTCGGTGACCGCGACCATCGACACCCATTCGCCGGCTCCTGCCAACGGGTCCACTGGCAGCCGATGA
- a CDS encoding TolC family protein, which produces MTRPLLACALALGAVTPVRAQQAPRTLTLGGAARLATELSAPATLARYRAREADGRAREARAALLPSAHASFADGQRTFNTASFGLPLPGFDAHGEIIGPVRTVDVRGRVTATLLDPAARGRLGGARAAAVAADADAASVAEQTAVAAALAYVRALRATAHLAARASDSSLAAGLLRIAQDQLQAGVGVALDVTRASTQLSAVRAQLIVARNEVDRAHLDLLRSVGLPLDAQVALADSLAPLDADQHTTLPSAIEHARRERQDVLAARAALDAARRNARAARAERLPTVGVFGDDGVTSNSYPYLLGTWAWGIQVSVPLFDGFRSGARAEQRDAATRQAEARLHDLEQQAEADVRGAYFDVASSREQLDAAVERLRLAELEVAQARDRFSAGVSGNADVIAAQLGLNGARSLYVDALAAQHTARIALARSQGRVTALP; this is translated from the coding sequence GTGACACGTCCGCTCCTGGCCTGCGCGCTCGCCCTCGGCGCCGTGACACCCGTCCGTGCGCAGCAGGCACCGCGCACCCTCACGCTCGGAGGCGCGGCCCGACTCGCCACCGAACTGAGTGCCCCGGCAACCCTCGCGCGCTACCGCGCGCGTGAAGCGGATGGACGCGCGCGTGAGGCCCGCGCCGCGCTCCTTCCATCGGCGCACGCCTCCTTCGCGGACGGCCAGCGGACGTTCAATACCGCATCCTTCGGTCTCCCCCTCCCGGGGTTCGATGCCCACGGTGAGATCATCGGCCCCGTGCGAACCGTCGACGTGCGCGGGCGCGTCACCGCCACGCTGCTCGACCCCGCGGCTCGCGGGCGCCTTGGGGGAGCGAGGGCCGCCGCCGTCGCGGCTGATGCCGATGCGGCGAGCGTTGCCGAACAGACGGCCGTTGCCGCGGCACTGGCGTACGTCCGCGCCCTCCGTGCGACGGCGCACCTTGCCGCGCGTGCCAGCGACTCCAGTCTCGCGGCCGGGCTCCTGCGCATCGCGCAGGACCAGCTGCAGGCCGGAGTTGGCGTCGCGCTCGACGTCACCCGGGCAAGCACGCAGCTCTCCGCGGTCCGCGCCCAGCTGATTGTCGCCAGAAACGAGGTGGACCGCGCGCACCTCGACTTGCTGCGAAGCGTTGGACTTCCATTGGATGCCCAGGTCGCGCTCGCTGACTCGCTCGCACCCCTCGATGCCGACCAGCACACAACGCTGCCATCGGCCATCGAGCACGCGCGCCGCGAACGACAGGACGTACTCGCCGCCAGGGCCGCGCTCGATGCCGCCCGCCGCAACGCACGAGCGGCGCGCGCCGAACGCCTGCCCACCGTCGGCGTGTTTGGTGACGACGGCGTCACCAGCAACAGCTATCCGTATCTTCTCGGCACCTGGGCGTGGGGCATCCAGGTATCGGTGCCGCTGTTCGACGGGTTTCGCAGTGGGGCTCGCGCCGAGCAGCGAGACGCGGCGACACGCCAGGCCGAAGCCCGGCTGCACGACCTCGAGCAGCAGGCCGAGGCGGATGTCCGCGGCGCCTACTTCGACGTTGCGTCCTCGCGCGAGCAGCTCGATGCAGCGGTCGAGCGCCTGCGCCTCGCCGAACTGGAAGTCGCGCAGGCCCGCGATCGCTTCAGCGCCGGCGTCTCCGGCAACGCCGATGTCATTGCCGCACAACTGGGGCTCAACGGCGCACGCAGTCTCTACGTCGATGCGCTCGCCGCGCAGCACACGGCACGCATCGCCCTGGCGCGCAGCCAGGGCCGCGTCACCGCCCTTCCCTGA
- a CDS encoding MarR family transcriptional regulator — MDPALSTFIEQLGVISEADGLPRGAGRVFGLLLTRPEPTSLEELADLLAVSKAAVSVNARMLEHRGVIELVTRPGDRRDYYRVAPDLPRRTMQGRIARMQRFRDAIAMARKLRPTDAAVAARLDDLDDAYAFLSEVITRALADWCDGRRPARKRARRVRA; from the coding sequence ATGGATCCCGCCCTCAGCACGTTCATCGAGCAGCTCGGCGTCATCAGCGAAGCCGACGGACTGCCACGTGGCGCCGGACGCGTCTTCGGGCTCCTCCTCACCCGGCCCGAACCCACCTCGCTCGAAGAACTCGCCGACCTCCTCGCCGTCAGCAAGGCCGCCGTCTCCGTGAACGCCAGGATGCTCGAACACCGCGGCGTCATCGAACTCGTCACCCGACCCGGCGATCGGCGCGACTACTACCGCGTCGCCCCGGATCTCCCTCGCCGCACCATGCAAGGGCGGATCGCCCGCATGCAGCGCTTTCGCGACGCCATCGCCATGGCCCGCAAGCTTCGGCCCACGGACGCCGCGGTCGCGGCTCGCCTGGACGACCTCGACGACGCCTACGCGTTCCTCTCCGAGGTCATCACCCGGGCGCTCGCCGACTGGTGCGACGGGCGGCGGCCCGCGCGCAAACGTGCCCGGAGGGTCCGCGCGTGA
- a CDS encoding S8 family serine peptidase, with protein sequence MTSPRRFPRALLLLAPLWACTTDPTSAPRTLAPDEPSLAISAGTPTDRYLVQLAPGAASVTASIASVGAAVQRSVPALGLYEVSGLDDAGAQSLRARSEIVAVARDMRQQFVPAFSGARVQSTPGPRPLGSDQSGAFFYPVQWNMHRIQAQAGWAATPGGAGALVCVLDTGVDPGQADLLGKVDLGKSASMVPSEPFIEDLHFHGTYVSSLVSSNGIGMASVAPDAQLCAVKVLDANGSGNFFDLIGGIVHAADVGADVINMSLRGFVDLSDPNGAALFQLLGDAARYARQKGTLLLAATGNDALNIDQIEPFRVIPAQTPGVTGITATKQGLEGTEAIAPYSNVGNTVTDITAPGGDFNPSNQFDFVLGACSRYVCGADNFYLLASGTSAASPHVAGVAALAESFKAGNQNEDQLRACLARGAEKLRRPPRSAQGLGRINALLTGVC encoded by the coding sequence ATGACTTCGCCCCGCAGGTTCCCCCGTGCTCTCCTTCTGCTGGCGCCCCTGTGGGCCTGCACGACGGACCCCACCTCCGCGCCACGGACACTCGCGCCTGACGAGCCTTCGCTCGCCATCAGCGCCGGCACGCCGACAGACCGCTACCTCGTGCAGCTGGCCCCCGGTGCCGCCTCGGTCACGGCCTCGATCGCCAGCGTTGGCGCCGCCGTCCAGCGCTCGGTGCCCGCACTTGGCCTGTACGAGGTCAGCGGACTCGACGACGCCGGTGCGCAGAGTCTGCGCGCCAGGAGCGAGATCGTTGCCGTGGCGCGCGACATGCGCCAGCAGTTCGTGCCGGCCTTCTCCGGTGCGCGCGTCCAGTCAACGCCCGGGCCGCGGCCCCTCGGGTCCGACCAGAGCGGCGCCTTCTTCTATCCGGTGCAGTGGAACATGCACCGCATCCAGGCGCAGGCCGGGTGGGCGGCCACGCCAGGCGGCGCCGGCGCACTCGTGTGCGTCCTCGATACCGGCGTCGACCCTGGCCAGGCCGACCTCCTCGGCAAGGTCGATCTCGGCAAATCCGCTTCCATGGTGCCGAGCGAGCCGTTCATCGAGGACCTGCACTTCCACGGGACCTACGTCTCCTCGCTCGTCTCGAGCAACGGCATCGGCATGGCGTCGGTAGCGCCTGACGCGCAGCTCTGCGCCGTGAAGGTGCTCGATGCGAATGGCAGCGGCAACTTCTTCGACCTCATCGGCGGCATCGTCCACGCGGCCGACGTCGGCGCTGACGTCATCAACATGAGCCTCCGCGGGTTCGTCGACCTGAGCGACCCGAACGGCGCCGCCCTCTTCCAGCTGCTCGGCGACGCGGCCAGATACGCCCGGCAAAAGGGCACGCTCCTGCTCGCCGCCACCGGGAACGACGCGCTCAACATCGACCAGATCGAACCCTTCCGTGTGATCCCGGCGCAGACGCCAGGCGTCACCGGCATCACCGCGACCAAGCAGGGTCTCGAGGGCACGGAAGCGATCGCGCCGTACTCCAACGTCGGCAATACGGTCACCGACATCACCGCCCCCGGCGGCGATTTCAATCCGTCGAACCAGTTCGACTTCGTCCTTGGCGCGTGCAGTCGCTACGTGTGTGGCGCCGACAACTTCTATCTCCTGGCCTCGGGCACGAGCGCGGCCTCACCCCATGTCGCCGGCGTTGCCGCCCTGGCTGAGTCGTTCAAGGCAGGCAACCAGAATGAGGATCAGCTCCGCGCATGCCTCGCACGCGGCGCCGAGAAGCTGCGCAGGCCACCGCGCAGCGCGCAGGGGCTCGGGCGGATCAACGCCCTGCTCACCGGCGTTTGTTAG
- a CDS encoding MarR family transcriptional regulator produces MLRRKKSRHSVSDATHEVADRLHSLAIHLLRRLRRVDAESRLSGPRLSALSVVVFGGPMAPSALARAEQVARPTMTRIVQGLERDGYVTREPDPFDRRVMHVTATKKGSAVMHDGRQRRVAMLSALLAELPASELREIRAAVDALESIVAGRRDSSRK; encoded by the coding sequence ATGCTCCGCCGCAAAAAATCCCGGCACTCCGTTTCCGACGCCACTCACGAGGTGGCCGATCGCCTGCATTCCCTCGCGATCCACCTGCTGCGACGGCTGCGCCGCGTGGACGCGGAAAGCCGCCTGAGCGGTCCGCGGCTCTCCGCACTCTCGGTCGTGGTGTTCGGGGGACCAATGGCGCCCAGTGCGCTCGCGCGCGCCGAGCAGGTGGCGCGGCCCACGATGACGCGCATCGTGCAGGGACTCGAACGCGACGGCTATGTCACGCGGGAACCCGATCCGTTCGACCGACGCGTCATGCACGTGACGGCGACGAAGAAGGGCTCAGCCGTCATGCACGACGGACGCCAGCGCCGGGTGGCCATGCTCTCCGCTCTGCTCGCCGAGCTGCCAGCCTCGGAACTCAGGGAGATCCGCGCCGCGGTCGACGCGCTCGAGTCGATCGTTGCGGGCCGGCGCGACAGCAGCCGAAAGTAG
- a CDS encoding Do family serine endopeptidase, with translation MTSVSSRAKLLGAVAIAFACGLVFAAGFDLTRFGFAQGKANTSVRQASLTPAPASVAELNNSFVGISEKVTPAVVSISALRTEQPRQRPNVQRRQGQPPGIEDFFQQFGPQQQQQPQASSGSGFIVTADGYVLTNNHVIDGMDRIKVTLTDQREFTAKVVGKDPQTDVAVLKIDASNLPTTPLGDDAALRVGEWVLAIGNPLGLDHTVTAGIVSAKQRGQLDIGVNSDRYAISDFIQTDAAINPGNSGGPLVNIRGEVIGINSAIATRTGYYQGYGFAIPITLARDVMDDLIKNGRVRRAVIGVGIAEVTPSTARAAGLSNIAGAVVGSYTTEDSPAKRAGLEPGDVIVKADGKPVDRVGTLQRIIRAHEPGESVELEVMRFGDRKTIRVRLIEAEPEARALAASQNESEEDPSSRNSTRTGTWASPALGVTVEPLSEAFVRENKIPADYRQGVRVVDGEPWARRSYFKADGSEIITAVLFPRPRRSVTSAEQLKTILSAVKDGDPVSVLIYDAQTSSTRVVTLTVGEQ, from the coding sequence ATGACCAGCGTCTCCTCTCGCGCCAAGCTCCTCGGAGCCGTCGCCATCGCGTTCGCATGCGGCCTGGTGTTCGCCGCGGGATTCGATCTGACACGCTTCGGTTTCGCCCAGGGCAAGGCCAACACCTCGGTTCGACAGGCCAGCCTCACGCCGGCGCCGGCGTCCGTGGCCGAACTCAACAACTCCTTCGTCGGCATCTCCGAGAAGGTGACGCCTGCCGTCGTCTCCATCTCGGCGCTCCGAACCGAACAGCCTCGGCAGCGCCCGAACGTTCAGCGGCGCCAGGGCCAGCCGCCGGGCATCGAAGACTTCTTCCAGCAGTTTGGGCCCCAGCAGCAGCAACAGCCGCAGGCATCGAGCGGATCCGGCTTCATCGTTACGGCGGACGGCTACGTCCTCACCAACAACCATGTCATCGATGGCATGGATCGCATCAAGGTGACGCTCACCGACCAGCGCGAGTTCACGGCCAAGGTGGTCGGAAAGGACCCCCAGACCGACGTCGCGGTCCTCAAGATCGACGCCTCCAACCTGCCGACCACGCCCCTCGGTGACGACGCCGCGCTCCGCGTGGGTGAATGGGTGCTCGCGATCGGAAACCCGCTGGGGCTCGATCACACCGTGACGGCCGGCATCGTCAGCGCCAAGCAGCGCGGACAGCTCGACATCGGCGTCAACAGCGATCGCTATGCGATCTCGGACTTCATCCAGACCGACGCGGCCATCAACCCCGGCAACTCCGGCGGGCCGCTGGTCAACATCCGGGGTGAGGTCATCGGCATCAACAGCGCCATCGCCACGCGCACCGGCTACTACCAGGGCTACGGCTTCGCGATCCCCATCACGTTGGCTCGCGACGTGATGGATGACCTCATCAAGAACGGTCGCGTGCGCCGCGCGGTCATCGGCGTCGGTATCGCCGAGGTCACACCGTCCACCGCACGCGCCGCCGGCCTCTCCAACATCGCCGGCGCCGTCGTCGGCAGCTATACCACCGAAGACTCCCCGGCCAAGCGCGCCGGCCTCGAACCCGGTGACGTAATCGTGAAAGCGGACGGCAAGCCGGTCGATCGCGTGGGCACGCTCCAGCGCATCATTCGGGCCCATGAGCCCGGGGAATCGGTCGAACTCGAAGTGATGCGCTTTGGAGACCGCAAGACGATCCGCGTCCGCCTGATCGAAGCCGAACCTGAAGCACGCGCACTCGCGGCGAGCCAGAACGAGAGCGAAGAGGATCCGTCCTCACGCAACTCGACGCGCACCGGCACATGGGCGTCGCCAGCCCTCGGCGTCACGGTGGAGCCGCTGAGCGAGGCCTTCGTTCGTGAGAACAAGATTCCGGCCGACTATCGTCAGGGCGTACGCGTGGTCGACGGCGAACCCTGGGCCCGACGCAGCTACTTCAAGGCCGACGGTTCGGAGATCATCACCGCCGTGCTGTTCCCGCGTCCGCGCCGGTCCGTGACCAGCGCCGAGCAGCTCAAGACGATCCTGAGCGCGGTCAAGGACGGCGACCCGGTCAGCGTCCTCATCTACGATGCGCAAACGAGCAGCACCCGGGTCGTCACGCTCACGGTCGGAGAGCAGTAG
- the dnaK gene encoding molecular chaperone DnaK, whose translation MPDKVIGIDLGTTNSVVAVLEGGDPVVIPNSEGGRTTPSVVGFAKDGERLVGQIAKRQAVTNPRNTVFSIKRFMGRKLGEVTEESRRVPYAVAAGANDLTTVEVQGKKYTPPEISAMILQKMKQTAEDYLGHGVSKAVITVPAYFNDSQRQATKDAGRIAGLEVLRIINEPTAAALAYGLDKKKDEKVAVFDLGGGTYDISILELYDVDGTRQFEVKSTNGDTHLGGDDFDQRVIDWLVTEFKRDQGIDLSKDAMALQRLKEAAEKAKMELSSTQSTDVNLPFITADQSGPKHLNYQLTRAKFEQLVDDLIQRTLEPMKKALADANMKPQDIDEVLLVGGSTRIPKIQDVVKGFFGKEPNKGVNPDEVVAIGAAVQGAVLTGEQKDVLLLDVTPLSLGIETLGGVMTVLIPRNTTIPTRKAETFSTADDNQTTVEIHVLQGERELALHNKTIGKFQLTGIPPAPRGMPQVEVTFDIDANGILHVSAKDKATNKEQKIRIEASSGLSKDEIDRMVKDAEKNAGDDKKRREDIDTRNRIDSLAYEVEKNSKEWSDRLAPEMKARLEAAVERARKAHRGDDMGEIKSALDELTTAYQEAGRSLYSQAEAQPGPDAQQAGAEAPKAETPKADDVVEADYEIVDEKKN comes from the coding sequence ATGCCTGACAAAGTCATTGGAATCGACCTCGGCACCACCAACTCCGTCGTCGCCGTCCTCGAAGGGGGCGACCCAGTCGTCATCCCCAACTCCGAAGGCGGGCGCACCACTCCGTCGGTCGTCGGGTTCGCCAAGGATGGCGAACGGCTGGTCGGCCAGATCGCCAAGCGTCAGGCCGTGACCAACCCCAGGAACACGGTCTTCTCCATCAAGCGCTTCATGGGCCGCAAGCTCGGCGAGGTCACCGAAGAGTCCAGACGGGTACCCTACGCGGTCGCCGCCGGCGCCAACGATCTCACCACGGTCGAGGTCCAGGGCAAGAAGTACACGCCGCCCGAGATCTCGGCGATGATCCTGCAAAAGATGAAGCAGACCGCCGAAGACTACCTCGGTCACGGCGTATCGAAGGCGGTCATCACGGTGCCGGCGTATTTCAACGATTCGCAGCGTCAGGCCACCAAGGACGCCGGGCGCATCGCGGGACTCGAAGTGCTCCGCATCATCAACGAGCCCACGGCGGCGGCGCTCGCCTATGGCCTCGACAAGAAGAAGGACGAAAAAGTCGCCGTGTTCGACCTCGGCGGCGGCACCTACGACATCTCGATCCTCGAGCTGTACGACGTCGATGGGACGCGCCAGTTCGAAGTGAAGTCGACCAACGGCGACACACACCTCGGCGGCGACGATTTCGACCAGCGCGTCATCGACTGGCTGGTGACCGAGTTCAAGCGCGATCAGGGCATCGACCTCTCGAAGGACGCCATGGCGCTCCAGCGGCTCAAGGAAGCCGCCGAGAAGGCCAAGATGGAACTCTCGTCCACGCAGTCCACCGACGTGAACCTGCCGTTCATCACGGCGGACCAGTCGGGCCCCAAGCACCTGAACTATCAGCTCACGCGCGCGAAGTTCGAACAGTTGGTGGATGACCTCATCCAGCGCACGCTCGAGCCGATGAAGAAGGCGCTGGCCGACGCCAACATGAAGCCGCAGGACATCGATGAGGTGCTGCTGGTGGGCGGCAGCACGCGCATCCCGAAGATCCAGGACGTCGTGAAGGGCTTCTTTGGCAAGGAGCCCAACAAGGGTGTGAACCCGGACGAGGTCGTCGCGATCGGCGCCGCCGTCCAGGGTGCGGTGCTCACCGGCGAGCAGAAGGACGTGCTGCTGCTCGACGTCACCCCGCTCTCGCTCGGCATCGAAACGCTGGGCGGCGTGATGACGGTGCTCATCCCGCGCAACACCACGATTCCGACGCGCAAGGCCGAAACCTTCTCGACGGCCGACGACAACCAGACCACCGTCGAGATCCATGTGCTGCAGGGCGAGCGCGAACTCGCGTTGCACAACAAGACGATCGGCAAGTTCCAGCTCACCGGTATTCCGCCGGCTCCGCGGGGCATGCCGCAGGTGGAGGTCACCTTCGACATCGACGCCAACGGCATCCTGCACGTCTCCGCCAAGGACAAGGCGACCAACAAGGAGCAGAAGATCCGCATCGAAGCGTCCAGCGGCCTCTCGAAGGACGAGATCGACCGCATGGTGAAGGACGCGGAGAAGAACGCGGGCGACGACAAGAAGCGCCGCGAGGACATCGACACCCGCAACCGGATCGACTCGCTCGCCTATGAAGTCGAGAAGAACTCCAAGGAGTGGTCGGATCGACTCGCGCCCGAGATGAAGGCCAGACTCGAAGCGGCGGTCGAACGCGCCCGCAAGGCGCATCGGGGCGACGACATGGGTGAGATCAAGTCCGCGCTCGATGAACTGACCACCGCCTACCAGGAAGCCGGCCGCTCCCTCTACTCGCAGGCCGAGGCCCAGCCGGGCCCCGACGCCCAACAGGCAGGAGCAGAAGCCCCCAAGGCCGAGACTCCCAAGGCCGACGACGTGGTCGAGGCCGACTACGAGATCGTGGACGAGAAGAAGAACTGA
- a CDS encoding rhomboid family intramembrane serine protease, translated as MFPISDDNPTLRTPVMTYLILAATLAAWFVVQGGGFDAFKLAASVCDYGMVPGEVSRQAALGTQVPMGQHNGQFWACSVDGEPINVLTPLTSMFLHGSWAHLLGNCLFLWVFGNNIEDSMGRVRFLVFYVLCGLVAAAAHIMFSPTSPIPTVGASGAISGTLGAYLLLYPRVRVKVLIPIIIIPWIVHVRAWVVLLIWLGWQVLSGLESLGQLRSEVSGGVAVWAHIGGFVAGMLLIRLFVNRDFVDRRTAAGDAKWTFEHEAPVR; from the coding sequence TTGTTTCCAATTTCAGACGACAACCCCACGCTACGAACGCCGGTGATGACGTATCTCATCCTGGCGGCGACACTGGCGGCGTGGTTTGTCGTGCAGGGCGGCGGGTTTGACGCTTTCAAGCTCGCGGCGAGCGTCTGCGACTACGGTATGGTTCCCGGCGAGGTCTCGCGGCAGGCCGCGCTGGGGACGCAGGTGCCGATGGGGCAGCACAACGGGCAGTTCTGGGCGTGTTCGGTCGACGGCGAACCGATCAACGTGTTGACGCCGCTGACGTCGATGTTCCTGCACGGCAGCTGGGCGCACCTGCTGGGAAACTGCCTGTTCCTGTGGGTGTTCGGGAACAACATCGAAGATTCGATGGGCCGAGTCCGGTTCCTCGTGTTCTATGTTCTCTGCGGGCTGGTGGCGGCCGCGGCCCACATCATGTTTTCGCCGACGTCACCGATCCCCACGGTCGGAGCGTCGGGCGCAATTTCCGGAACCCTCGGTGCCTACCTGCTGCTGTATCCCCGGGTGCGTGTGAAGGTGCTGATTCCGATCATCATCATCCCGTGGATCGTGCATGTGCGCGCGTGGGTCGTGCTCCTGATCTGGTTGGGTTGGCAGGTGCTGAGTGGTCTCGAGTCACTCGGTCAGTTGCGGAGCGAAGTATCCGGTGGGGTGGCCGTGTGGGCGCATATCGGCGGTTTCGTGGCCGGGATGCTCCTCATCCGTTTGTTCGTCAATCGCGACTTTGTCGACCGGCGCACGGCCGCGGGCGATGCGAAATGGACGTTCGAGCACGAAGCACCGGTTCGCTGA
- a CDS encoding EutN/CcmL family microcompartment protein, translating to MYLARVTGRVVSTVKQESLGAIPLLWIQPITSAGEHAGKPLIAIDRIGAGVGEAVVYITSREAAVTLADPFAAVDAGIIAKVDWCDVGGERRLGASEAQR from the coding sequence ATGTATCTCGCGCGCGTCACCGGGCGGGTGGTATCGACGGTCAAACAGGAGAGCCTTGGCGCGATCCCGCTCCTCTGGATCCAGCCCATCACCAGTGCGGGAGAACACGCGGGCAAGCCGCTCATCGCGATCGACCGGATCGGCGCCGGAGTGGGAGAAGCGGTTGTGTACATTACGTCGCGTGAGGCAGCGGTAACGCTCGCCGATCCCTTTGCCGCGGTGGATGCGGGGATCATCGCCAAGGTGGATTGGTGCGACGTCGGTGGCGAGCGTCGGCTCGGGGCCTCCGAGGCACAGCGATAG
- a CDS encoding EutN/CcmL family microcompartment protein, producing the protein MYIAQVTGDVVATHRHAELGGRKLLLVRRESLAGALEGGETIALDVIGVGVGERVLVVQEGGAARSLFQRPGIPAQAVIVGVVDRVDLEEWGE; encoded by the coding sequence ATGTACATCGCGCAGGTCACTGGTGACGTGGTCGCCACCCATCGGCACGCCGAGCTGGGTGGGCGCAAGCTGTTGCTCGTGCGGCGGGAGTCCCTCGCGGGAGCGCTCGAGGGCGGCGAAACGATCGCGCTCGATGTGATTGGCGTCGGGGTCGGCGAGCGTGTTCTGGTGGTGCAGGAGGGCGGCGCAGCCCGCTCGCTGTTCCAGCGTCCCGGGATTCCGGCGCAGGCGGTGATTGTCGGGGTGGTGGACCGCGTGGATCTCGAGGAGTGGGGGGAATGA
- the deoC gene encoding deoxyribose-phosphate aldolase, with protein MHNHPVPGSIDSPPTSAPPGVRFVRQNARIADFIDHTLLKPEATLSDVEKLCDEAREHRFAAVCVNPSWVRTCADRLRGTDVQVATVVGFPLGATTSASKRAESEVAVADGATEIDMVAAIGHVKGGDWSHVADDIAAVVTGASGRLVKVIIESAALTPVEVIKVCAIAKEMGAHYVKTSTGFHAAGGASAEAVALMRMVVGDALGVKASGGVRDCEAALRMIANGATRIGTSSGVSMAKCLGPGPLPVTDLLSLASGHVGACHACNAAVAVGAY; from the coding sequence ATGCACAACCATCCTGTCCCCGGTTCCATCGATTCCCCGCCGACCAGCGCGCCGCCCGGTGTGCGCTTCGTCCGCCAGAACGCGCGCATCGCCGACTTCATCGACCACACGCTGCTCAAGCCGGAGGCCACTCTCTCCGACGTGGAGAAGCTGTGCGACGAGGCGCGCGAACATCGGTTTGCCGCGGTGTGCGTCAATCCATCGTGGGTGCGCACCTGCGCCGATCGGCTGCGAGGGACCGACGTGCAAGTCGCCACCGTCGTCGGATTCCCGTTAGGCGCGACGACGTCGGCGAGCAAACGTGCCGAGTCCGAGGTCGCCGTAGCCGACGGTGCGACCGAGATCGACATGGTCGCGGCGATCGGCCACGTGAAAGGCGGCGACTGGTCGCACGTCGCCGATGATATCGCGGCCGTCGTCACCGGGGCATCGGGGCGACTCGTGAAGGTGATCATCGAGTCCGCGGCGCTCACCCCGGTCGAAGTCATCAAGGTCTGCGCGATCGCGAAGGAGATGGGCGCGCACTACGTGAAGACCTCAACCGGTTTTCACGCCGCGGGCGGCGCCTCCGCCGAGGCCGTGGCGCTCATGCGCATGGTCGTCGGGGATGCCCTCGGCGTGAAGGCGTCCGGCGGTGTGCGTGACTGTGAGGCGGCGCTGCGAATGATTGCCAACGGCGCGACGCGGATCGGTACCTCGAGCGGCGTGTCGATGGCGAAGTGCCTCGGGCCCGGCCCGCTGCCTGTCACCGACCTCCTCTCACTCGCATCAGGGCATGTGGGCGCCTGCCACGCGTGCAACGCGGCCGTCGCCGTGGGCGCGTACTAG